Genomic DNA from Candidatus Zixiibacteriota bacterium:
AAGCGCGCGAGATTGAAATTCCCGGATGGGTCAACATGAACGAAGGCCAGGTCGAGTATTTGGCCGTGACCAAATACGGCAAGACCCATGAATCGGTTGTAGTTCTTGATATTGTCCCGATTCATCTTCAGCTTTCGCTCCTTCTATTTGGGATGGAATATGGGCAGAATCTGAATTACCAGGGGGATTCCACTGTACCGGGAGGAGATTCCGTAGCCATTTTCATAAAATGGGTCAAGGGAAATGGTGACACGGCCGAATTCTCTGCGAACGAGTTGCTTTACGACTTTCAATTAAAGAAAAATATGTCGCCGACCGAGTGGGTTTTCACAGGATCCGGTGTTTTTGATGGCAGATTTATGGCCGATCTGGACGGCTCCATTATAGCTGTTTACAGCGATCCCGTCGCCATTCTGAACAACCCCCTTTCTGGCCGGTATGATGATACTGTCTACGGGTCAAACAAAGAGCTTCTACCGCCGCCGGGGACAAAGATAATGATGACTATAAGATTACCTGAATGAAAAGTGTCAAATCAAGAGGGTCTGAATGAAGCATTGGATAGCGTTGCCGTCAATCAAGGATATTATGCCCCGGCCACAATTCCCGCCGGCGGGAAAACTCATTCCCTTCGAAAAAGTCCTGTTGCTCATTCATTAGGCATCGCTCCGCCTCAGTGGAAAGGCAACCTTGTGGTGAATCTGAGGATGGAAACTTAAGGAGTTAAGCCACTATTGTCCCAAAATGCCGTTTCCCAGGCAGTCCTAATATGCTGATATATAACAGGCTTTTGTTAAGGCTGGTATTAAGCCCCGACCTCCGGCATATTTTACCGACAAAACAAATATCAGAGCAATCTGGCTTTGGAATTTTCTGCAGATACGTTGGCTATCTTGATAGACAGGATCTTAGCTCTT
This window encodes:
- a CDS encoding YdjY domain-containing protein, with product MHLLKTESHKVVSLKNAPSAVPTIVLAILFLLIICNTGGAQVAQTADSVSAMPDTTFSRIDENHYAIGNLKLDVEAREIEIPGWVNMNEGQVEYLAVTKYGKTHESVVVLDIVPIHLQLSLLLFGMEYGQNLNYQGDSTVPGGDSVAIFIKWVKGNGDTAEFSANELLYDFQLKKNMSPTEWVFTGSGVFDGRFMADLDGSIIAVYSDPVAILNNPLSGRYDDTVYGSNKELLPPPGTKIMMTIRLPE